In the genome of Streptomyces sp. SLBN-118, the window GGTCGACAGCACCGGGGCGCCCTGGCCCCAGCCGTTCTTGTCACCCATCGGGTCGACGACGGCGACGAGTTCGACGCCCTCCAGGCCGGCGAGTACGCGGGCGTGGTGGCGGCCCATCGAGCCGATGCCGATCAGGCCGGCCCTCAGTCCCTGGGCGGTGGTCACAGGTTCTCTCCAAGCTCGTTCACGGCGGTGACGATCCGCTCGAGGTCCTCCGCGGACAGCGAAGGGTGCACCGGCAGGGAGACGACCTCGGCCGCCGCACGCTCGGTCTCGGGCAGGTCCCAGTTACGGCCGGCCTTCTGGTCCGGCTCCCAGTACGGCTTCAGCCGGTGGATCGGGGTCGGGTAGTAGACGGCGTTGCCGACGCCCGCCTCGGTGAGCTTCGCCATGGCGGCGTCGCGGTCTCCGGCGACCCGGATCGTGTACTGGTGGTAGATGTGACGCGCGCCCTCGGCGACGGTGGGCGTCTGCACGTTCGGCGCGGTGATGTGCTCGGTGAGGTACGCGGCGTTGGCGATGCGCCGCTCGGTCCAGCCGCCCAGCTTCGACAGCTGTACGCGGCCGACGGCGGCCGCGACATCGGTCATCCGCATGTTGGCGCCGACGATCTCGTTGGCGTACCGCTGCTCCATGCCCTGGTTGCGCAGGAGGCGCAGGGTTCGGGCGGTCTCGGCGTCGGCAGTGGAGATCATGCCGCCCTCGAGGGAGTGCATGTTCTTGGTCGGGTAGAAGCTGAAGGTGCCACCCGAGCCGAACGCGCCGACGGGGGTGCCGTTCAGCGCGGCGGCGTGTGCCTGGCAGGCGTCTTCGACGACGGCCAGTTTGTGCTTGGCGGCGATGGGCATGAGCTTGTCCATCGCGGCGGGGTGGCCGTACAGGTGGACCGGCATGATCGCGGCGGTGCGCGGGGTGATCGCGGCCTCGACGGCGGCGGGGTCCAGGCCGAAGCTGCCCGGCTCGATGTCTGCGAAGACGACATCGGCGCCGACAAGGCGGACGGCGTTCGCCGAGGCGGCGAACGAGAACGAAGGCACGATTACTTCGTCACCCGGGCCGATGCCCAAGGCCAGCAGAAGGAGGTGCAGTGCGGAGGTACCCGAGTTGACGGCCACGCAGTGGCGCCCCTCGACGAGCTCCGAGAAGCCCTCCTCGAACGCGGCGACTTCGGGGCCCTGTACGACCCTGCCGCTGCGCAGTACGCGTACTGCGGCCTCGATCTCTTCCTCACCGATGACCGGGCGTGCAGCGGGGATGGGCTGCTGGTTGCTGCTCGTCATGGACGTCCTCCTTGAACACCGCAAGAGCTCTATGTGGCAGAGGTCAGGGGCGGAGCGGACGTCTCACGAGGCCGCGCATACCCCTCCGGCGCAAAGCCAACGCCCTACCGAGGATCTGGGACCGGTCTTGTCCCGAACCGGGCCGGTCACCCACCGTAGTGTCCGGAACGGGGCCCTCACCCGGCAGCGACCGCCGTCACATTATCAGGGATTTCCTAGTCAATTTCGGGGCTGTTAACGCAGCCCTGCATCGATTCGGCGACAAAAACCGTGTCCCACCCCGCAGTCTGCGAGATGGGACACGGTGCGTTCACTGAAGGCTCATCAACTGTTCAGCTCTCAGTGGTCGCCGTCACTGTGGGCAGCGACTGCTGCTCGGCCGCCGCGGTGGACTTCTTCGCACCGGCCTTCTTCGCAGTCGTCTTCTTCGCCGCGGTCTTCTTGGCCGCCGTCTTCTTGGTGGCGGCCTTCTTCGCGGTCGCCTTCTTGGCGGTCTTGCGTGCGGCCTTCTTGGCAGGAGCGCCGTCGGCCCCGGCCTCCGGCTCCGCCTGGGGCTCGGCCGTCGCGGGAACCACGACGATCGCGGCCTCCTCGGCGCCCGACGGCGAACCGGCGGGAGCGGTGACCTTGCGGGTCACCCGGCGGCGCGCACGCGGCGGT includes:
- a CDS encoding DegT/DnrJ/EryC1/StrS aminotransferase family protein, translating into MTSSNQQPIPAARPVIGEEEIEAAVRVLRSGRVVQGPEVAAFEEGFSELVEGRHCVAVNSGTSALHLLLLALGIGPGDEVIVPSFSFAASANAVRLVGADVVFADIEPGSFGLDPAAVEAAITPRTAAIMPVHLYGHPAAMDKLMPIAAKHKLAVVEDACQAHAAALNGTPVGAFGSGGTFSFYPTKNMHSLEGGMISTADAETARTLRLLRNQGMEQRYANEIVGANMRMTDVAAAVGRVQLSKLGGWTERRIANAAYLTEHITAPNVQTPTVAEGARHIYHQYTIRVAGDRDAAMAKLTEAGVGNAVYYPTPIHRLKPYWEPDQKAGRNWDLPETERAAAEVVSLPVHPSLSAEDLERIVTAVNELGENL